TTGATACGGCAAGAACGCTATCTGCCTCATGGATTATCCCTCTGGCCTGCAAAGCATAAGGGTAAACTTTTTTGAAGTTCCAAACCAGCCTGCGGTACTCTCTCCAAACTTTTGCTTTGTACCATTTGCGTACGGTCTCAAATTTAAATACCGGGGGAAGCCAGTCAATGAAAGTTGTATCTCCCTTTTCATCAACATTGTAATACATAACCGCCCATTCTGAACTCCCCTTATATAGAGCTCTATCCTTTTCTACTTTCTCCCATAGCTTAGCTCTAATCTTGTCGTCGGCCTCTCTCTTTTTGATGCGGGCGGCAATGGCATCCTTGTCCTCCTTGAGCTCTTTGTTCATCATGTCTCCGGACGGGTTAACTTGCTGATTCCCGTAAGTTGTTGTGCCAAAGAGAGATTTAGGGTGGGATAGCTGAGGGTTTACGTTCTCGTTGCCGTTTTTAATTTTCTCATTTCTGTTGTTTTGGGCGCACAAAGTTTTTCCTCCCGATAGCAAAATTGCTCCGGTTAGAAATATTGTGCAGCAGCAGCGGCTGAAAACTGTCGAGATAAAAGAAATATCTCTCTCTATTTTTGTCCCCTCCATAATGCTTTCCATCCACGATTGACCTGCAAAACTAATG
The window above is part of the Bacteroidales bacterium genome. Proteins encoded here:
- a CDS encoding DUF4294 domain-containing protein, translated to MESIMEGTKIERDISFISTVFSRCCCTIFLTGAILLSGGKTLCAQNNRNEKIKNGNENVNPQLSHPKSLFGTTTYGNQQVNPSGDMMNKELKEDKDAIAARIKKREADDKIRAKLWEKVEKDRALYKGSSEWAVMYYNVDEKGDTTFIDWLPPVFKFETVRKWYKAKVWREYRRLVWNFKKVYPYALQARGIIHEADSVLAVSNFSRREKDEYIKMYQDKLFKQFEKPMRNLTISQGQLLMKLIDRELGRTSFYIIRQYRGRLSAGFWQLVARMFGSDLKKPYDKFGADRQVEELVVLYQEGSFDALYYSMFGNQY